The Streptomyces sp. NBC_00440 genome contains a region encoding:
- a CDS encoding SDR family NAD(P)-dependent oxidoreductase, translated as MTTARDFEGLGALVTGGASGIGAAIATELLARGARVAVLDRETEGAPDGTLALKADVTDDGAVREAVDAAAAEFGALHTVVSNAGIGAVGTVADNPDDEWQRVLDINVLGMVRTARHALPHLRRSAAERPGCVSVTHTCSIAATAGLPQRALYSASKGAVLSLTLAMAADHVREGIRVNCVNPGTADTPWVGRLLGQADDPAAERAALNARQPTGRLVTAEEVAAAVLYLASPAAAAVTGTALAVDGGMQGLRLRPAAD; from the coding sequence GTGACCACTGCACGCGACTTCGAAGGGCTCGGCGCCCTGGTCACCGGCGGAGCTTCCGGCATCGGAGCCGCCATCGCCACCGAGCTGCTCGCCCGGGGCGCCCGGGTCGCCGTACTCGACCGCGAGACCGAGGGAGCGCCGGACGGCACCCTCGCGCTCAAGGCGGACGTCACCGACGACGGCGCGGTACGGGAGGCGGTCGACGCCGCGGCGGCCGAGTTCGGCGCACTGCACACGGTGGTGTCCAACGCGGGCATCGGCGCCGTCGGCACGGTCGCCGACAACCCCGACGACGAGTGGCAGCGGGTCCTGGACATCAACGTCCTCGGTATGGTCCGCACCGCCCGCCACGCGCTGCCGCACCTGCGCCGTTCGGCCGCCGAGCGGCCCGGCTGCGTCTCCGTCACCCACACCTGCTCGATCGCCGCGACCGCCGGCCTGCCGCAGCGCGCCCTCTACAGCGCCAGCAAGGGCGCGGTCCTCTCGCTGACCCTGGCCATGGCGGCCGACCACGTACGGGAGGGCATCCGGGTCAACTGCGTCAACCCCGGTACCGCGGACACCCCGTGGGTCGGGCGGCTGCTCGGCCAGGCCGACGACCCGGCCGCCGAGCGCGCGGCGCTCAACGCCCGCCAGCCCACCGGCCGGCTGGTCACCGCCGAAGAGGTGGCGGCGGCCGTCCTCTACCTCGCGAGCCCCGCGGCGGCGGCCGTCACCGGGACGGCACTCGCGGTCGACGGCGGAATGCAGGGACTGCGCCTGCGCCCCGCCGCCGACTGA
- a CDS encoding enolase C-terminal domain-like protein — protein MSPTVTGFEVHDIRFPTSEQLDGSDAMNPDPDYSAAYVVLSTDLPGGVAGHGFCFTIGRGNDVIAAAIEALRPYVEGRPAPLTAAGLAELHHDLTHDSQLRWLGPEKGVMHMAAGAVINAAWDLAATVAGKPVWEFLAGMTPEELVSLVDFRYLTDALTPDEALAILRAAEPGRAERAALLCADGYPAYTTSPGWLGYSDEKLVRLAQEAVDAGFGQIKLKVGADLDDDVRRMKLARAAVGPGIRVAVDANQRWDVADALRWMDALAPYDPHWIEEPTSPDDILGHAAVRSGQPVKVATGEHVANRVVFKQLLQAGAVDFVQIDAARVAGVNENLAILLLAAKFGVPVCPHAGGVGLCELVQHLAMFDFVAVSGSQDDRVIEYVDHLHEHFTDPAVIEGGRYLAPRAPGFSARMHPASLAAHRYPDGPVWQARRTTEEVNS, from the coding sequence ATGAGTCCGACCGTCACGGGGTTCGAGGTCCACGACATCCGATTCCCCACCTCGGAACAGCTCGACGGCTCGGACGCCATGAACCCGGACCCCGACTACTCGGCGGCCTATGTGGTGCTCAGCACCGATCTGCCGGGCGGTGTCGCGGGACATGGCTTCTGTTTCACCATCGGGCGCGGCAACGACGTCATCGCCGCCGCCATCGAAGCGCTGCGGCCCTACGTGGAGGGGCGGCCCGCGCCGCTCACCGCCGCCGGGCTCGCGGAGCTGCACCACGATCTCACCCACGACTCGCAGCTGCGCTGGCTCGGCCCCGAGAAGGGGGTGATGCACATGGCGGCGGGCGCGGTCATCAACGCCGCCTGGGACCTGGCGGCCACCGTCGCCGGCAAGCCGGTCTGGGAGTTCCTGGCCGGGATGACACCGGAGGAGCTCGTCTCGCTGGTCGACTTCCGCTATCTGACCGACGCCCTCACCCCCGACGAGGCCCTCGCCATCCTGCGCGCCGCCGAACCCGGCCGCGCCGAACGGGCCGCCCTGCTGTGCGCCGACGGCTACCCCGCGTACACCACGTCGCCCGGCTGGCTCGGGTACTCCGACGAGAAGCTGGTGCGGCTCGCCCAGGAGGCGGTCGACGCCGGCTTCGGACAGATCAAGCTGAAGGTCGGCGCCGACCTGGACGACGACGTCCGCAGGATGAAGCTGGCCCGCGCGGCCGTCGGCCCCGGCATCCGGGTCGCCGTGGACGCCAACCAGCGCTGGGACGTCGCGGACGCGCTGCGGTGGATGGACGCGCTCGCGCCGTACGACCCGCACTGGATCGAGGAGCCGACCAGCCCCGACGACATCCTGGGCCACGCGGCGGTCAGATCCGGGCAGCCCGTGAAGGTCGCCACCGGTGAGCACGTCGCCAACCGGGTCGTCTTCAAGCAGCTGCTCCAGGCCGGCGCCGTCGACTTCGTACAGATCGACGCGGCCCGGGTCGCCGGAGTCAACGAGAACCTCGCGATCCTGCTGCTCGCGGCCAAGTTCGGCGTCCCGGTCTGCCCGCACGCGGGCGGCGTCGGACTGTGCGAGCTGGTCCAGCACCTGGCGATGTTCGACTTCGTCGCCGTGTCGGGCAGCCAGGACGACCGCGTCATCGAGTACGTGGACCATCTGCACGAACACTTCACCGACCCCGCGGTGATCGAGGGCGGACGCTATCTGGCGCCCCGCGCCCCGGGCTTCTCCGCCCGTATGCACCCCGCTTCCCTCGCCGCACACCGCTACCCCGACGGGCCCGTCTGGCAGGCCCGCCGCACCACCGAGGAGGTCAACTCGTGA
- a CDS encoding PAC2 family protein produces the protein MIELEGVPELIDPVMVAAFEGWNDAGDAASTAVAHLDREWKGEVFAALDAEDYYDFQVNRPTVWLDGGVRKVTWPTTRLSVIRVTGDKPRDLVLVRGIEPSMRWRSFCNEILGFAHELGVEMVVILGALLGDTPHTRPVPVSGVTSDADLARTMDLEETRYEGPTGIVGILQEACTHAGVPAVSLWAAVPHYVSQPPNPKATLALLNRLEDLIDLRIPLGELPEDARAWQVGVDQLAAEDSEVAEYVQTLEEARDTAELPEASGEAIAREFERYLRRRDGGPGPGQAGGGHATDGGEGSNYRRDSSGPGNRSRPPKPQRPDPGSNKPTDDENGPEDSSED, from the coding sequence GTGATCGAGCTCGAGGGGGTTCCCGAGCTGATCGACCCGGTCATGGTGGCCGCGTTCGAGGGCTGGAACGACGCCGGCGACGCAGCCTCCACCGCGGTCGCCCATCTGGACCGGGAGTGGAAGGGCGAGGTGTTCGCGGCGCTCGACGCCGAGGACTACTACGACTTCCAGGTCAACCGGCCCACGGTGTGGCTGGACGGCGGGGTACGCAAGGTCACTTGGCCGACGACCCGGCTCTCCGTGATCCGGGTGACCGGCGACAAGCCGCGCGACCTGGTGCTGGTCCGGGGGATCGAACCGTCCATGCGCTGGCGCTCGTTCTGCAACGAGATCCTGGGCTTCGCCCATGAACTGGGCGTCGAGATGGTGGTGATCCTGGGCGCGCTGCTCGGCGACACCCCGCACACCAGGCCGGTGCCGGTCAGCGGAGTCACGTCGGACGCGGATCTGGCCAGGACGATGGACCTGGAGGAGACGCGGTACGAGGGTCCGACCGGCATCGTCGGCATCCTCCAGGAGGCGTGCACCCACGCCGGTGTGCCCGCGGTGAGCCTCTGGGCCGCCGTTCCGCACTACGTGTCGCAGCCGCCCAACCCGAAGGCGACGCTCGCTCTGCTGAACCGGCTGGAAGACCTGATCGACCTGCGGATCCCGCTGGGCGAACTGCCCGAGGACGCACGGGCCTGGCAGGTCGGCGTGGACCAACTGGCCGCGGAGGACAGCGAGGTGGCGGAGTACGTCCAGACGCTGGAGGAGGCACGCGACACCGCGGAGCTCCCCGAGGCGTCCGGCGAGGCCATCGCCCGGGAGTTCGAGCGGTATCTGCGCCGCCGTGACGGCGGTCCAGGACCGGGCCAGGCCGGCGGCGGACACGCCACGGACGGCGGCGAGGGCAGCAACTACCGGCGGGACAGCTCCGGCCCCGGCAACCGCTCCCGGCCCCCGAAGCCGCAGCGGCCCGACCCGGGGAGCAACAAGCCGACGGACGACGAGAACGGCCCGGAGGACTCCTCCGAGGACTGA
- the mshC gene encoding cysteine--1-D-myo-inosityl 2-amino-2-deoxy-alpha-D-glucopyranoside ligase — translation MYAWPASEVPALPGKGADLQIHSTATGGRVTLDPGPVARIYVCGITPYDATHIGHAATYNAFDLVQRVWLDTKRQVHYVQNVTDVDDPLLERAVRDGEDWTELAERETALFREDMTALRMLPPQHFIGAVEAIPGIVPLVERLRDCGAAYELEGDIYFSVESDPHFGEVSNLDAEAMRLLSAERGGDPERPGKKNPLDPMLWLGAREGEPSWDGASLGPGRPGWHIECVAIALDHLGMGFDVQGGGSDLAFPHHEMGASHAQVLTGEHPFAQAYVHAGMVGLGGEKMSKSKGNLVFVSKLRHEGVDPAAIRLALLAHHYRSDWEWTDQTLQDAVERLGRWRAAVSRPDGPSADALIEEIRQALADDLDAPAALRAVDRWAALQQSGGGTDEGAPGLVSRAADALLGVAL, via the coding sequence ATGTATGCCTGGCCCGCTTCTGAGGTTCCCGCCCTGCCCGGCAAGGGCGCCGACCTCCAGATCCACTCCACCGCGACCGGCGGACGAGTAACCCTCGACCCCGGCCCCGTCGCCCGCATCTACGTCTGCGGCATCACGCCGTACGACGCGACGCACATCGGTCATGCGGCGACCTACAACGCGTTCGACCTCGTTCAGCGCGTGTGGCTCGACACCAAGCGGCAGGTCCACTACGTCCAGAACGTGACCGACGTGGACGATCCGCTGCTGGAGCGGGCCGTACGCGACGGCGAGGACTGGACCGAGCTCGCGGAGCGCGAGACGGCACTCTTCCGCGAGGACATGACCGCGCTGCGGATGCTCCCGCCGCAGCACTTCATCGGAGCGGTCGAGGCCATACCCGGCATCGTGCCGCTCGTCGAGCGGCTGCGTGACTGCGGGGCAGCCTACGAACTCGAAGGCGACATCTACTTCTCCGTGGAGAGCGACCCGCACTTCGGTGAGGTGTCGAACCTGGACGCGGAGGCGATGCGGCTGCTCTCGGCCGAGCGCGGCGGCGACCCCGAGCGGCCCGGCAAGAAGAACCCGCTGGACCCGATGCTCTGGCTGGGTGCCCGTGAGGGCGAGCCGAGCTGGGACGGCGCCTCCCTGGGCCCCGGCAGGCCCGGCTGGCACATCGAGTGCGTGGCCATCGCCCTCGACCACCTCGGGATGGGCTTCGACGTCCAGGGCGGCGGTTCCGACCTCGCCTTCCCGCACCACGAGATGGGCGCTTCGCACGCTCAGGTGCTGACCGGCGAGCACCCGTTCGCCCAGGCCTATGTGCACGCCGGCATGGTCGGTCTGGGCGGCGAGAAGATGTCCAAGTCCAAGGGCAATCTGGTCTTCGTGTCGAAGCTGCGCCACGAAGGCGTGGACCCGGCCGCGATCCGGCTCGCCCTGCTGGCCCACCACTACCGCTCGGACTGGGAGTGGACGGACCAGACCCTCCAGGACGCCGTGGAGCGGCTCGGCCGCTGGCGCGCCGCTGTCTCCCGGCCCGACGGACCGTCCGCCGACGCCCTGATCGAGGAGATCAGGCAGGCGCTCGCCGACGACCTCGACGCGCCCGCCGCGCTGCGCGCCGTGGACCGCTGGGCGGCTCTTCAGCAGTCCGGCGGCGGTACTGACGAGGGTGCGCCTGGCCTGGTGTCGCGCGCCGCCGACGCCCTGCTCGGAGTGGCCCTGTAA